The DNA region CCGTAGATACCGGTGCTGAAGAGACCGGTGGAGCGGCCCTGGATACCAAGGTTTTTGAAGATGGTCGGGGCGTACGTGTTGATGGCGTTGGTTCCCGTCATCTGCTGGCAAATCATGAggaagatggagatgagAGCACGGTTGCGGTTGCCCTTGACGGTCCACATCTCCTTCTGCATCTTGAGGAAGGTGGCGTCGCCCATGAGCTGTCTCTCGTTGTTAATCTGGTCGACAATCTCCTGgaactcgtcctcgaggtAGGGATGGTTCTCTGGCAGGTTGCGGAGGACAGAAAGAATcctcttggcctcctcccaCTTGTCTTGACGGGCCATCCATCGAGGAGACTCGTTGCAGAAGAGCATGCAGATGAGAAGCAGGAGACTGGGCAGGCCCTGGATGGCGAGAGGGAAGATGTACTTGAGCTTGCCGCTAAAGTGGAGGTCGGAGGCGTAGTTGATCCAGAAGGCAATCATACCACCCGTCACAATGAAGAGCTGGTAGAGACCGGTCAGGAGACCACGGATGGCACGGGGCGCGTTTTCGGAGACGTAGAGAGGGTTGATACTGGAGGCGGCACCGACACCGAGACCGGCGATGAAGCGACCGACGAAGATGGGAGCGAGCTTTCCGAGAGAGACGGCCTGGAGGACGACACCGACGAGGATAACGACAGCGATACCAATGAGGCACCACTTGCGGCCGTATCTATCGGTCAACGGGGAGGCGGccagggcgccgacgaaACAACCAGCCTGGAGCGTGGACACGATGTTGCCCACCAGGTTTGCGGAGTCGACATTGGCGGTGTTATCAGAAAGACCGTAGTCACTAAGAGAGATTGACAGGTTAGCCTCATAGCCTCCCGAACGCCGATCACCGGCTATCTGTGGGAATCCAACTCACTCTTGGAAGGGTTTCATGACAACGACGCCACCGATGACTGAACTGTCCCAGCCAAAGGACATGGCACCGAAacaggccgaggcggcgagggcaaaAACTCTCCAGCCGTAAATCTCGGCGGGATCCGACTCCATGGCATCATTGTGGACAATCTTCTTGAGAATCTTTTGCATGGCCGACATGATGGGCGGTTACTTCTCTGCAACAGGCCAGGCGTTGGCGGGTTGGTGTTGCTATTGCaggagagaggcagagacgAAAGGGTCTGGTTGGCCAAATGTGACACGACACCCGTTTGTGGTTTGAGCCTCAAGCCAAAGTGAATCAGCTCAAGAGGGTGGAAGGGGTGGCGATGTGCTGAAGACTGGTAGAGGACAGAGCgacgaagagaagaagagggatgAGAGTCGATGAAGAGCGAGGGATGGTGGCCCTGATATAACATCGGAAATCCAGGCTGGTGTTTTCCTTTCCTCGCTGATCGGAaagcctcctcttccccagCTGTAGCAGCCGGGATGAGGGGACCCCTCACAGCCGAGAGAGTCAGCAATTTACCAACCCGCATGTAACCAAGTCACCCCATGGGAAAGTATCCCGGGGAAAAGAGATGGTGTGTGAGCCTGTGAGGAGTACATGCGGAGAGTACTGGGATTCTTCTGCGTACTTCTCCGTCTGGGGACAGAGAAGCAAAGCAGCCATGGTCGCGGTCGCTCCTGTGCGTCCGTCCTCGCAAAATCCAGTCGCAACCCAGCCAGTCTAGGTCCGAATCCCTGCTTGGTCCTGTCTGGCCCTCTCCCCTGGGCCACCTACTCCGGCCGTCTGTCTGTTCATCGGTGTCTctggaccccccccccccaggaAATCGAGCCTCAACGAATACCAAGACGGACGGTGAATCTTCCATGGGATTTTCCACCATTCATAGATAGCGGGAGGGCAGCCCGACGGCGCTGGACTGACGGGGGCGGCAGAGAAATGTCTTGGCCTCTGgtggggagggaagagggtgGGGTGCGGCATGCCTATTCTATTTTATCATCAGCCGGACCAGGCTTTCTCATTGGAGGCTTCCGGTCAAGCTTGGAGGAAACGGCAAAGCGTTTtggggtggtggtgtgtgtgtgtgtgtgtgtgtgtgtgtgtgtgtgtgtgtgtgactAGTCTCAAAGGCAGCACTTGGCAAAGCCAAGGTAGCCCAGATGGATGGGGCTTCAGTGTCAGATGCAGATGAGATGGGCGACAAGCAGCTCGGTTACGGGCCAAGGGGGTGCAAAGCTTTGCCGCGCTGAGCTTGACGAGCTTGTTGAAGATGGAGACGAGCTTGACCACTTGGCGAATGTCTTGGGGGCGACCGCAGCTCTTGTCGAAGGCGTCCGTCCGTTTCCGAAGTTCGTCGAGTGTCTGTCTGTGTCGTGGAAAGCCAGGATTGATTCCCCAGAAAAGAAGACAGCCAGGACACGGGATCGAGCTTGATGGAAAGACGGATGGGATGAGGGCGACCAGATTGGGTATggctgcctcctcctccaacaaCATGCCATGGGTTCGTGGTGATCACGGCTATACTTACTACAGGACtagcagaagcagaagcagaagcagaagcagaccGCCCGTTGGCCGCAGGACTGGGGCATGTGCTAGCAGTTCAAGCTTAACAGCAATAGACGTGACCCTCTGGGGCCCCAGAGAGGAGTCCCGTCTCGGGTGCCCCAGGTTACGAAGAGCGGAGCAGCCAACGAACGGCCTCCAGGATGTGAGTGGCTGTTCTCGTTATGGGCTCAGCCGCCGAAACATGGGCCGTTCTTTGcaacgagggcggcgcgTGATTTGCTGCGGGATGCAGCTTCCATTGCTCAGTCACGGGCTTCAC from Colletotrichum higginsianum IMI 349063 chromosome 4, whole genome shotgun sequence includes:
- a CDS encoding Quinate transporter gives rise to the protein MSAMQKILKKIVHNDAMESDPAEIYGWRVFALAASACFGAMSFGWDSSVIGGVVVMKPFQDDYGLSDNTANVDSANLVGNIVSTLQAGCFVGALAASPLTDRYGRKWCLIGIAVVILVGVVLQAVSLGKLAPIFVGRFIAGLGVGAASSINPLYVSENAPRAIRGLLTGLYQLFIVTGGMIAFWINYASDLHFSGKLKYIFPLAIQGLPSLLLLICMLFCNESPRWMARQDKWEEAKRILSVLRNLPENHPYLEDEFQEIVDQINNERQLMGDATFLKMQKEMWTVKGNRNRALISIFLMICQQMTGTNAINTYAPTIFKNLGIQGRSTGLFSTGIYGIVKVLACICFLLFMADSLGRRRSLLWTSIAQGCCMFYIGLYVRISPPIPNEPVPGAGYMALVSIFLFAAFFQFGWGPACWIYASEIPTARLRSLNVSLAAATQWLFNLIVARTVPNMLATVGAHGYGTYLIFGSFCFSMFVFVWFFVPETKGVSLEHMDALFGATEYGSEKHLAGDNVSETKTPAEVQVESINPSNAYVRKEGA